A stretch of Rhododendron vialii isolate Sample 1 chromosome 4a, ASM3025357v1 DNA encodes these proteins:
- the LOC131324202 gene encoding amine oxidase [copper-containing] gamma 2-like isoform X1 produces MGTTSYLHLSFIFFIALFIFPHSWNPVTKKGLSVHAKFGSVLETKASKPNNLLAEAPVHPLDPLTVTEINTVRAILSSYVPFSWAFPAIHSLSLDEPEKSQVLEWKNGDPLPPRKAHVIALSSGQTHVLTVDLDLGLVTGHVTNPGSGYPPLTAEDISVALQVVQSNKEFNKSIMARGIQFSDLSCGTPSAGWFGPDEEGRRVVKVQCFSTQDTPNFYMRPIEGLTLIVDIDRQEVVKISNTGRGIPVPKSANTDYRYVAQAKGPEMEPINPISIEQPNGPSYRVEDGHTVRWANWVFHLKPDQRAGMIISRATVRDSETGEPRSVMYKGFASELFVPYMDPDEGWYFKSYMDEGEFGLGVTAMPLVPLNDCPGYSYYMDGLFVSADGSPYVQPNMICLFERYAGDIGWRHSELNNFQIRESRPKVTLVARMAATVGNYDYIFDWEFQTDGLIRVKVGLSGMLMVKGSPHENMYQVPYKNDMSGPLVSENLIGVVHDHFVTFHLDMDIDGTDNSFVKVNLVKEETYPGQSPRKSYLKAERRVAKREEDARVKLNIYDPSEFHVVNPSKMSRLGNPSGYKVVPGANAASLLDLDDPPQIRGAFTNNQIWVTQYNRTEQWAGGLLVYQSKGEDTLDVWSKRNRGIEDKDIVLWYTLGFHHIPSQEDFPVMPTVTSSFELKPVNFFERNPILRAKPNFETDLPVCRPQGRS; encoded by the exons ATGGGAACCACTTCTTATCTTcatctctctttcattttctttatagCCCTTTTCATCTTTCCTCATTCATGGAACCCTGTGACCAAAAAGGGATTAAGTGTCCATGCCAAGTTTGGATCAGTCTTGGAGACCAAAGCTTCCAAGCCCAATAACCTCCTAGCAGAAGCCCCAGTACACCCACTAGACCCACTCACCGTAACCGAAATCAACACAGTTCGAGCCATCCTCTCATCTTATGTACCCTTTTCGTGGGCCTTCCCCGCGATTCACTCTCTTTCCCTAGATGAACCCGAAAAATCTCAGGTCTTGGAGTGGAAAAATGGTGACCCACTTCCACCTAGAAAAGCCCATGTGATTGCCCTATCGAGTGGCCAAACCCATGTCCTGACCGTGGACTTGGACTTGGGCCTGGTCACCGGGCATGTCACCAATCCGGGATCTGGCTATCCGCCACTAACGGCCGAGGACATCTCGGTCGCACTACAAGTGGTCCAGTCCAATAAAGAGTTCAACAAATCAATCATGGCCCGAGGCATTCAGTTTTCGGATTTGTCTTGTGGCACGCCTTCTGCGGGCTGGTTTGGGCCGGATGAAGAAGGGAGGAGGGTGGTGAAGGTCCAGTGTTTCTCAACCCAAGACACGCCCAATTTCTACATGAGGCCCATCGAGGGCCTCACTCTGATAGTTGACATCGACAGGCAAGAGGTGgtcaaaatttcaaacacaGGCCGGGGCATACCGGTTCCAAAGAGTGCCAACACAGATTACCGGTACGTTGCACAGGCCAAGGGACCAGAGATGGAACCCATCAACCCAATCTCCATAGAGCAACCCAACGGCCCAAGCTATAGAGTCGAAGACGGGCATACCGTGAGATGGGCCAACTGGGTGTTCCACCTGAAGCCCGACCAACGAGCCGGGATGATAATCTCCCGGGCCACGGTTCGCGACTCCGAGACCGGCGAGCCGAGGAGTGTCATGTACAAGGGGTTTGCTTCGGAGTTGTTCGTGCCGTATATGGACCCAGATGAAGGATGGTATTTCAAGTCGTATATGGATGAAGGTGAGTTTGGGCTTGGGGTGACAGCAATGCCACTTGTGCCTCTCAATGACTGTCCTGGCTACTCTTACTATATGGATGGGCTTTTTGTATCGGCCGACGGAAGCCCATATGTTCAACCCAATATGATCTGCTTGTTTGAACGGTATGCTGGGGATATTGGCTGGCGACACTCAGAGCTCAATAATTTTCAG ATCCGGGAATCAAGGCCCAAGGTGACGCTTGTTGCAAGAATGGCAGCGACAGTAGGGAATTATGATTATATTTTTGATTGGGAATTCCAAACAGATGGTTTAATACGCGTTAAG GTAGGGCTATCCGGGATGCTTATGGTGAAAGGGTCTCCACATGAAAATATGTACCAAGTTCCTTACAAAAACGACATGTCTGGTCCATTGGTGTCCGAAAATCTGATCGGTGTGGTTCACGATCACTTCGTTACCTTTCACCTCGACATGGATATCGACGGGACCGACAATTCGTTCGTCAAGGTCAATCTTGTGAAGGAGGAGACGTATCCAGGCCAGTCGCCGAGGAAAAGCTACTTGAAAGCTGAGAGACGCGTGGCTAAGAGGGAGGAGGATGCCCGCGTTAAGCTTAATATTTATGATCCGTCGGAATTTCATGTGGTTAATCCGTCGAAGATGTCTAGGCTGGGAAACCCAAGTGGTTACAAGGTTGTCCCTGGAGCAAATGCAGCCAGCTTGCTTGATCTCGATGATCCCCCACAAATTAGAGGTGCTTTCACCAACAATCAG ATATGGGTCACTCAGTATAACCGAACCGAGCAATGGGCTGGTGGGCTTTTGGTGTATCAGAGCAAGGGAGAAGACACACTAGATGTGTGGTCCAAAAG GAACCGCGGTATCGAAGACAAGGACATTGTGTTATGGTACACTTTGGGATTCCATCACATACCTAGTCAAGAGGATTTCCCAGTGATGCCAACAGTAACCTCCAGCTTTGAACTGAAGCCTGTTAATTTCTTCGAACGCAACCCAATACTTCGGGCCAAGCCCAACTTTGAGACTGACCTACCTGTTTGCCGGCCTCAGGGCCGGTCCTGA
- the LOC131324201 gene encoding protein transport protein SEC23 G encodes MDFVELEAIEGLRWTWNAWPVTKPGAAALVIPLSIMCTPLMQLTDLPLLPYDPLVCAGPQCGAVLNPYARVDYQSRTWVCPFCYRKNAFPRSYTGIGEHNLPAELFPTYSTVEYQLVNPNPSLNLSLSGNWSKNANPSSSLDLSGNWSKNPNPSSNTNLSGNWGKTPNPSSNADLSGNWCKNPNPSSNADMNGNWGRNPNPGANLNLSGNWSKNPNPGSDSSLSGNSGKNPNPSSNLCLSRKWGNNGLTSLDSSFSRSSSASLAGLDARKVGVGPAFVFVVDVCTSEEEIRALKNELLLVVSRLPENALVGLVTFDGMVRVYDLGFSECLRVLVLHGERELSSDQTQKLMGIHHIKHLQLGKAPANQKQRFLLPVSECEFNLTTVIDDLHSSPPVTPGHRPHRSTGAAISAAVGLLEGCSINTGSRILVFTSGPATVGPGMIVESDMGNAIRTHRDLNSGHAANHRKSSEFYKRLSGRLMDASIVLDLFACSLDQVGAAELRASVENSGGFMMLGDSFESDQFKKCLRHLFNCDKDGNLKMCFDATIEIVTTKDVKISGALGPCVSLRQKNSSVSNKEIGEGGTNMWKLGTLTNKTCIVFFFQVGDEQKAQPNSAFLIQFITRYRSGNMGIRKRVTTAARRWMGTHSPEIAPGFDQEVAAAVMARLAIRKAEKDFAEDVIRWLDNTLVRFASKFGDYMPEDPSSFRLSSNFSMFPQFMYHLRRSQFIDVFNSSPDETAFFRLMLNREGVVGSLIMIQPTLFQYSFDGPPVPVLLDVCSISSDVILLFDSYFHVVIHYGSKIAQWRKLGYDKDPNHESFRKLLEAPEVDAELLVAERVPVPKLVKCDQHSSQARILLAKLNPSVTQNSTYKDGSEIIFTDDVSLQVFIEHLMDLAVRG; translated from the exons atggatttcgTCGAACTAGAAGCGATCGAGGGCCTCCGGTGGACGTGGAACGCATGGCCGGTGACCAAACCCGGGGCCGCAGCCCTGGTGATCCCTCTCTCGATCATGTGCACGCCGCTGATGCAGCTCACCGACCTCCCCCTCCTCCCTTACGACCCTCTCGTCTGCGCCGGCCCCCAGTGCGGCGCCGTTTTGAACCCCTACGCCCGCGTCGACTACCAGTCCCGGACCTGGGTCTGCCCCTTCTGCTACCGCAAGAACGCCTTCCCCCGATCCTACACCGGCATCGGCGAGCACAACCTCCCCGCCGAGCTTTTCCCGACGTACAGCACGGTTGAGTACCAGTTGGTGAACCCTAACCCTAGcttgaatttgagtttgagtgGAAATTGGAGTAAAAACGCTAACCCTAGTTCGAGTTTGGATTTGAGTGGAAATTGGAgtaaaaaccctaaccctagttcGAATACGAATTTGAGTGGAAATTGGGGTAAAACCCCTAACCCTAGTTCGAATGCGGATTTGAGTGGAAATTggtgcaaaaaccctaaccctagttcGAATGCGGATATGAATGGAAATTGGGGTAGAAACCCTAACCCTGGTGCGAATTTGAATTTGAGTGGAAATTGGAGTAAGAACCCTAACCCTGGTTCGGATTCGAGTTTGAGTGGAAATTCGGgtaaaaaccctaaccctagttcGAATTTGTGTTTGAGTAGGAAATGGGGTAATAATGGGTTGACATCGTTGGATTCGTCGTTTTCGAGGTCTTCTAGTGCTTCTTTGGCGGGGTTGGATGCGAGGAAGGTGGGGGTGGGGCCGGCGTTTGTGTTTGTGGTGGATGTGTGCACGTCGGAAGAGGAGATCCGGGCACTTAAGAATGAATTGTTGCTAGTTGTTTCGCGGTTGCCGGAGAATGCTTTGGTAGGGTTGGTGACTTTTGATGGGATGGTTAGGGTTTATGATTTGGGGTTTTCAGAGTGTTTGCGGGTTCTGGTGCTCCATGGCGAACGAGAGCTCTCATCTGATCAG ACCCAAAAATTAATGGGGATTCATCATATAAAGCATCTACAACTTGGAAAGGCACCGGCTAATCAAAAGCAACGCTTTCTGTTACCAGTATCTGAGTGTGAGTTCAATCTCACCACTGTAATTGACGATCTCCATTCTTCACCACCAGTCACGCCTGGCCATCGTCCTCACCGGTCCACAGGAGCTGCAATTTCAGCTGCTGTTGGACTTCTAGAAGGATGCTCAATTAACACAGGGTCCCGGATCTTGGTCTTCACATCTGGGCCCGCAACTGTGGGCCCTGGGATGATAGTTGAGTCGGATATGGGTAATGCCATTAGAACTCACAGAGATCTGAATAGTGGTCATGCGGCTAACCACAGAAAGTCTAGCGAGTTCTATAAGCGATTATCAGGGCGGTTAATGGATGCATCTATCGTTCTTGATTTGTTTGCTTGTTCTTTGGATCAAGTTGGAGCAGCTGAGCTAAGGGCTTCTGTTGAGAACTCTGGTGGATTCATGATGTTAGGGGACTCATTTGAGTCGGACCAATTTAAGAAATGCTTGCGTCACTTATTTAATTGTGACAAAGATGGGAATTTGAAGATGTGTTTTGATGCAACTATTGAGATAGTGACCACAAAAGATGTGAAGATTTCTGGAGCCCTTGGTCCCTGTGTTTCCCTTAGGCAAAAGAACAGTTCAGTCAGCAATAAGGAAATTGGTGAGGGCGGCACCAATATGTGGAAGTTGGGTACACTCACTAATAAAACAtgcattgttttcttcttccaagtAGGCGATGAACAGAAAGCACAGCCCAATTCTGCATTCTTGATACAGTTTATAACACGTTACCGAAGTGGAaacatgggaatccggaaaaggGTGACAACAGCTGCTAGAAGATGGATGGGGACTCACTCACCAGAAATTGCACCTGGGTTTGATCAAGAAGTTGCGGCTGCGGTCATGGCTAGACTTGCCATCCGTAAAGCAGAGAAGGATTTTGCAGAAGATGTTATTAGATGGCTGGATAATACGCTTGTACGATTTGCTTCTAAGTTTGGAGATTATATGCCGGAAGATCCATCTTCATTCCGCCTATCATCAAATTTCTCCATGTTCCCACAATTTATGTACCATTTGAGGAGGTCCCAGTTTATTGACGTTTTCAACAGCAGTCCTGATGAAACTGCCTTTTTCCGGTTGATGTTGAACAGAGAAGGGGTGGTGGGTTCTCTTATTATGATTCAACCCACTCTTTTCCAATACTCTTTTGATGGGCCCCCTGTTCCTGTCCTCTTAGATGTTTGTTCAATCTCCTCTGATGTAATTCTGCTGTTTGATTCATACTTCCATGTGGTTATTCACTATGGTTCTAAGATTGCTCAGTGGAGAAAACTTGGCTATGACAAGGATCCAAACCATGAGAGTTTCAGAAAGCTGTTGGAAGCCCCAGAGGTTGATGCAGAGCTACTGGTGGCTGAACGGGTCCCGGTGCCCAAGCTTGTAAAATGCGACCAGCACAGTAGCCAGGCTAGGATTCTTTTAGCGAAATTGAATCCATCTGTTACACAGAATTCTACATACAAGGATGGTTCGGAAATTATATTCACTGATGATGTAAGCTTGCAAGTATTTATTGAACACTTGATGGATCTGGCGGTTCGGGGGTGA
- the LOC131324202 gene encoding amine oxidase [copper-containing] gamma 1-like isoform X2 yields the protein MGTTSYLHLSFIFFIALFIFPHSWNPVTKKGLSVHAKFGSVLETKASKPNNLLAEAPVHPLDPLTVTEINTVRAILSSYVPFSWAFPAIHSLSLDEPEKSQVLEWKNGDPLPPRKAHVIALSSGQTHVLTVDLDLGLVTGHVTNPGSGYPPLTAEDISVALQVVQSNKEFNKSIMARGIQFSDLSCGTPSAGWFGPDEEGRRVVKVQCFSTQDTPNFYMRPIEGLTLIVDIDRQEVVKISNTGRGIPVPKSANTDYRYVAQAKGPEMEPINPISIEQPNGPSYRVEDGHTVRWANWVFHLKPDQRAGMIISRATVRDSETGEPRSVMYKGFASELFVPYMDPDEGWYFKSYMDEGEFGLGVTAMPLVPLNDCPGYSYYMDGLFVSADGSPYVQPNMICLFERYAGDIGWRHSELNNFQVGLSGMLMVKGSPHENMYQVPYKNDMSGPLVSENLIGVVHDHFVTFHLDMDIDGTDNSFVKVNLVKEETYPGQSPRKSYLKAERRVAKREEDARVKLNIYDPSEFHVVNPSKMSRLGNPSGYKVVPGANAASLLDLDDPPQIRGAFTNNQIWVTQYNRTEQWAGGLLVYQSKGEDTLDVWSKRNRGIEDKDIVLWYTLGFHHIPSQEDFPVMPTVTSSFELKPVNFFERNPILRAKPNFETDLPVCRPQGRS from the exons ATGGGAACCACTTCTTATCTTcatctctctttcattttctttatagCCCTTTTCATCTTTCCTCATTCATGGAACCCTGTGACCAAAAAGGGATTAAGTGTCCATGCCAAGTTTGGATCAGTCTTGGAGACCAAAGCTTCCAAGCCCAATAACCTCCTAGCAGAAGCCCCAGTACACCCACTAGACCCACTCACCGTAACCGAAATCAACACAGTTCGAGCCATCCTCTCATCTTATGTACCCTTTTCGTGGGCCTTCCCCGCGATTCACTCTCTTTCCCTAGATGAACCCGAAAAATCTCAGGTCTTGGAGTGGAAAAATGGTGACCCACTTCCACCTAGAAAAGCCCATGTGATTGCCCTATCGAGTGGCCAAACCCATGTCCTGACCGTGGACTTGGACTTGGGCCTGGTCACCGGGCATGTCACCAATCCGGGATCTGGCTATCCGCCACTAACGGCCGAGGACATCTCGGTCGCACTACAAGTGGTCCAGTCCAATAAAGAGTTCAACAAATCAATCATGGCCCGAGGCATTCAGTTTTCGGATTTGTCTTGTGGCACGCCTTCTGCGGGCTGGTTTGGGCCGGATGAAGAAGGGAGGAGGGTGGTGAAGGTCCAGTGTTTCTCAACCCAAGACACGCCCAATTTCTACATGAGGCCCATCGAGGGCCTCACTCTGATAGTTGACATCGACAGGCAAGAGGTGgtcaaaatttcaaacacaGGCCGGGGCATACCGGTTCCAAAGAGTGCCAACACAGATTACCGGTACGTTGCACAGGCCAAGGGACCAGAGATGGAACCCATCAACCCAATCTCCATAGAGCAACCCAACGGCCCAAGCTATAGAGTCGAAGACGGGCATACCGTGAGATGGGCCAACTGGGTGTTCCACCTGAAGCCCGACCAACGAGCCGGGATGATAATCTCCCGGGCCACGGTTCGCGACTCCGAGACCGGCGAGCCGAGGAGTGTCATGTACAAGGGGTTTGCTTCGGAGTTGTTCGTGCCGTATATGGACCCAGATGAAGGATGGTATTTCAAGTCGTATATGGATGAAGGTGAGTTTGGGCTTGGGGTGACAGCAATGCCACTTGTGCCTCTCAATGACTGTCCTGGCTACTCTTACTATATGGATGGGCTTTTTGTATCGGCCGACGGAAGCCCATATGTTCAACCCAATATGATCTGCTTGTTTGAACGGTATGCTGGGGATATTGGCTGGCGACACTCAGAGCTCAATAATTTTCAG GTAGGGCTATCCGGGATGCTTATGGTGAAAGGGTCTCCACATGAAAATATGTACCAAGTTCCTTACAAAAACGACATGTCTGGTCCATTGGTGTCCGAAAATCTGATCGGTGTGGTTCACGATCACTTCGTTACCTTTCACCTCGACATGGATATCGACGGGACCGACAATTCGTTCGTCAAGGTCAATCTTGTGAAGGAGGAGACGTATCCAGGCCAGTCGCCGAGGAAAAGCTACTTGAAAGCTGAGAGACGCGTGGCTAAGAGGGAGGAGGATGCCCGCGTTAAGCTTAATATTTATGATCCGTCGGAATTTCATGTGGTTAATCCGTCGAAGATGTCTAGGCTGGGAAACCCAAGTGGTTACAAGGTTGTCCCTGGAGCAAATGCAGCCAGCTTGCTTGATCTCGATGATCCCCCACAAATTAGAGGTGCTTTCACCAACAATCAG ATATGGGTCACTCAGTATAACCGAACCGAGCAATGGGCTGGTGGGCTTTTGGTGTATCAGAGCAAGGGAGAAGACACACTAGATGTGTGGTCCAAAAG GAACCGCGGTATCGAAGACAAGGACATTGTGTTATGGTACACTTTGGGATTCCATCACATACCTAGTCAAGAGGATTTCCCAGTGATGCCAACAGTAACCTCCAGCTTTGAACTGAAGCCTGTTAATTTCTTCGAACGCAACCCAATACTTCGGGCCAAGCCCAACTTTGAGACTGACCTACCTGTTTGCCGGCCTCAGGGCCGGTCCTGA